Within Carassius gibelio isolate Cgi1373 ecotype wild population from Czech Republic chromosome A21, carGib1.2-hapl.c, whole genome shotgun sequence, the genomic segment ggactgcaatgagagtgtaggATGCGCGAAAGCAGTCCGAaagcgctctctagcggagggcacagtccctggcaagcagcaaaatgatcaggagctgctattcggtgcccgagaacgagaggccattgccgtcgaggtcaggttcagTCTTTTTCGTTGACACTGGTGagccggaggaaaaaccctagggccccaatccttacgaggaggcgccataggTGAGGgctcctctcgagaggctgctcgctggcggtgagaggaggttgagcgagaacgcgcgggcgcttgccggcattcaacctccctgggtctgcagggaatcagctggcggaaagcggctgattggtgtttcgctgccctgaacttttCCACTACCGACGTGACAGAAGGGGGCGAAACTTCCATGCCGCGGCCGAattaggcgcaaggtgttcggcgagagtctcttccaccgggggcattattgtgtagccatggttcgccatatcagaaacggtggcgaaatccgcggccgcagcattagtaatccgcgccgaaaacggctgtttccaggacctcgaaacctcctggtggaggtccgggaaaaaaggtaaaggcctccgtggctgtgtaggtgtccgactagtTAAAAAACAGTCTTCCAGCTTAGAAGagggttgggcctcggccttgtcaacctcccagtctacccccaatttacccaccgcacgagaaaccacgtccaacagctcactgtaggagggggaaacacgcctctcctgtccgctaggagggaGAGGGCAagtgtcggtcgcgaagtcctcagaccccgaggccgcggtggataaaacgtcgtcatcatagcgtccacaactgaaggagatggcggcgcatgcctccggtgtggggtgtaaatcctcattagagaagacgacaggctcagtataacttatattctgcagcagggtaggggagagcgagcgatgtggagaatattccagcgctgcgctgtccacgaaatccatgtcgcacgtgtcaccccaggccctcgcctcgtgcggtgcctcggcagtcgcagaggtgacatgacgggggttagactcgagggcgacatcggagaatacttccaccctagagcgcagtactctgagccgcaggccatcacaatggggacaggaagaaaggccgctaagcgccgcctgtgcgtgatgcaAACCAAGACacactacgcacctgtcatgagtgtcacccgccgtgatgtacctggtacatggctccttacatttacgaaaactcatcgcgtccgcgaagaggagttaacactgctcgaagagatcgctggagaacgcgagatgatagggcacagatgattcgctattcctgaaggaatgaaatctgagcgaaatggcgcgcggcacccaggtatatcatgcgtgcgcatgcgtagggtggtgccatgcgccatttggccaataggattggcgggatggtatagggcttcagacattcgtcacaccgaaggtgttcccatacgtggtgacgtcaccgcagcatcgaagtgacctatgaaagggaaacaacagtgacagaaagacagaagactgtgcaTGCTAGTTACATGCTAGCTTCAATCTTTCTGGCTAGGCTTTTTCAAGCTAACTTAAAGTATGCCCAAAAACTTtactatgtagttattattattgttaaagtaAATATTCAGACTACTAGATTTACTCGTTTGTAGAGAGGTTGACAGCTGTTATGGTTGAGCAAACGGAGTCTGAGCAAAAATGTGAACTATAATAAGATGCACACAAACAATGTTTGTGTAAAGTAATAAAGGAcgtaatagaagaaaaaaaacatcaaacgtAATAAATGTAAGACTTCTATATTACCAGACCATCTACCCGCCAAAACACGCCCGTGAAATGATATATAACAGGCGTCTAAACCGGTCAATATCACCATCctgtggaaaataaataaaattaaaaattcaattttCAATATTAAGTCTCACTCCCTCCAATTAATTTTTACAAGCATGAATGTTCTTTGTGTAGTGTTTTCGGCCATGTGTTTGGAAACCCCACCACCACGTTTGTTTATTtgcggacttttattttgatacttTTATTTTGGGCGATTTCGCGCGCAACCATGTTGCAGTTGTGTAGCCGCGTTTGAGTTGTCCCTCGCACTCTTTCATTATGGCTGCGGACAGTACGATGTCTAATGGTCAGGAAACGGCCTCTCTGAACGGTGAACCCGTGCTCAAGCGCTCCAGAGACAGCGTGGACTCTCTGCGGATCCCGCGGGAGCCCCAGAATAAAGTGACCGTCGTGTTGGGAGCTCAGTGGGGCGATGAGGGGAAGGGCAAAGTGGTCGACCTCTTGGCAATGGACGCCGACATTGTGTGCAGATGCCAGGTGGGTGTCCAACCGCTCGTCTCGCTTAATTTCTGTTAAGGAGAGTCTGCTCAATCGTTAACGTTATGTCTTTATTGTCTGAGGCTTGCTGTTATTAGCCTGCGGTAACACAAAAGAGGAAGGAATCCCTTACAGAAGCCGCAACACTAACATCACAATGAACaaagtttattttattctttgccatCGTCACTTGTTGCCAGGACAAGTGATGTAACGTTTCTTGGCggctagatttttatattatcgCGATACTTACGTTCATGCTTAACAGCTGTGTATCATCAGGGAGGAAATAACGCGGGACACACAGTGGTGGTGGACTCGGTGGAGTATGACTTTCACTTGCTGCCTAGCGGCGTTCTCAACAAAAAGGCCGTTTCTTTTATTGGTATGTTTTTGTTTGACCTCCCCCCCCATCATCTAGTAGTATGTATGTAAGTTATAATGTTTTCTTAACCTCAGTTCATTGTTTGGAATCAGATACTGAACTATTGACTTGTTTGCTGAGatcttttgttttggtctgtCCCGCAGGAAATGGTGTTGTGATACACTTGCCAGGACTTTTTGAGGAGGCTGAAAAGAACTCACAGAAAGGCAATGGTAAATTGGTAAATCTGTTTAAGGAGTAAACTACAAAATATTGATTATTTGTAATATCAAttaaataatctatttatttttaatgtgggCCATATCAAGTCATATCTCAATATTTTCGCACATTTTGATTATATTCCATGTTTATCTCAATGCATTTGTTTCTCAAAAAATGTTACATTGTTTTTGCCTTTCATGAAAAAGACATGGTCTATTGTTAAGAAGTACAGACAAATTGTTTACTGCCAAAATCTACTCCATTAAAAATATAGCTTGGTGACATTTgctgatttttcatttttatttttactaaatgagcatgtaatgaatgaatgaattatttacttaaatgtaccactgtactgttttttttttgttttcctatTAATGAGTTCTTTTGCTTTGTTTAATTTAGGACTTCAAGGATGGGAGGAACGACTGAAGATATCTGACCGGGCACATATTGGTATGGTTCTGTTTAACTTCATCAGGTCTTGAGTAAATTGGGTTTATTCCTGAAGATATTGACTATTTGCCGCATGATGTCTGTCAACTAAAAATAGCAAGTAACTAATATCTATGCCATTGGAATTGGCGCTCTTCTGTTATCTGTGTAGTTTTCAATTTCCATCAAGCTGTTGATGGGATACAGGAGCAGCTGAGACAGCAGCAGGCTGGGAAGAAGTgaggtttctttattttttttataaaagcttaACGTGTAGATAATTTTCTTCAATATTAGGGCTGGGTATCAAtgcagatgttccagatcgattaaatttcgattcacaagctctcaaatcgatttTCAATTCTCGATTCAACTCtatgataaaaaaatactgtatttataaaaaagaacAGTGAACATAAGTTTCCAAGTaggtaattaataaaaagaaattaagagccacaaacctgtatattaaacacttgggtacattaaaacagaacccatctccaattttcaaatgcatacaattatcttaaatacaaaacaattttgattcaaaatgaaaaatgtatgctgaaaaaagtcagaacagTCACATTCCTTGATCAAACaggatcaagttatttcatttttaagataaaacaatcatacaaaaaaaatctattcgtggcctttgagaatcgatgttgaatcgaccacatttcaaaaaacgattaatcgaaaaatctatttattttattttttttacccagccctaaacAATATTGAGTTcaccctttttttgtttttcagtttgggCACCACTAAGAAGGGCATTGGACCCGCATATTCCTCCAAAGCAGCACGTAATGGACTGAGAGTGTGTGATCTAGTCTCAGACTTTTCAGTCTTTGAGGAAAAGTGAgtgtattaatatatttcttttaatttttttcaggaaacttttttatgaaaaataggcatatctgactttttttctctatgACATTTAGAACTGCATGTTTATGTAATCCTAATTGttaattgtttataattttatgtgtatatatatatatataattttattcttaTTGTAGGCTACAAATCAATGTCTCAGTGATCAGATTGACCCTAGTGGCAGAGagttaaatacatgtaaatatctCTCTACAGGTTTCGGGTTCTGGCTGGTCATTTTCAGACCACATATCCTAACCTTAATATTGATATTGATACTGAGCTTGAGCAACTGAAGGTGATTAGTGTCTTGGCATCTTTCAATTTGATCTGCGAAGCTGCTAATTCATGAACTGGCCAAGTAATATTTTCTCCATTTCACCCACAGGCTTATGCCGAGAGGTTACGTCCTCTAGTAACTGATGGGGTTTATTTCATGCACCAAGCTCTCAACGGGCCAAGTAAGAAGATTCTGGTGGAGGGAGCCAACGCTGCATTACTGGATATCGATTTCGGTATTAACAGCAATCCTGCATAAAATGGGAGATCCACTGGTGTGCTTAAGAGATTGAGGACAGTGGAAAGTGTATTTTCCAGTGTAAATGATGGAAATGTTTCCATCTCTTTCAGGGACCTACCCCTTTGTGACCTCATCAAACTGTACTGTTGGAGGCGTTTGCACAGGTCTTGGGGTCCCCCCATCTCATGTGGGCCGTGTGTATGGAGTGGTGAAGGCCTACACCACCAGGGTGGGAGTGGGGGCATTCCCTACTGAGCTAGATAATGTGAGTGTGTTGTAAAGAGTGAGTCAGAAGGTAAAACTCTGTGACATTCCCTCACATAaatcatatttgaaaatatttattgttcTTCTTGATGGTTTCTAGGACACTGGTGATCTGCTTCAGAGCAAAGGAAGGGAATTTGGTGTAACAACAGGCAGGCGGCGGCGCTGTGGATGGCTGGACCTGGTTTTGGTTCGCTATGCCCACATGGTTAATGGTTTTTCAGCGTGAGTTGTTAAGTGTTTTACCACTCAAAAACTTTGTATTTTACGCTCAATACAgctgcattcatttaatcaaaaatttTACCAgtagaacagtaatattgtaaaatattacaattcaaaacaatgATTTGTGATTCAAATATATTTGAACGTGATTTTATCCATGTGATGgcaaatcatactaatatgctgatgtgtGGTGCTCAATAACATTTCTTATGTTGAAAACGGTTGTCTATTAGTTTCGTTTTTGGTAGCTATGGCACAGGTTGAACTTTTAATAAGTTTGATTTAGTTAATTTAGCTATACTTTTCCTTCTGTTTCTCTCAGCATTGCACTGACCAAGTTG encodes:
- the LOC127942089 gene encoding adenylosuccinate synthetase isozyme 2, giving the protein MAADSTMSNGQETASLNGEPVLKRSRDSVDSLRIPREPQNKVTVVLGAQWGDEGKGKVVDLLAMDADIVCRCQGGNNAGHTVVVDSVEYDFHLLPSGVLNKKAVSFIGNGVVIHLPGLFEEAEKNSQKGNGLQGWEERLKISDRAHIVFNFHQAVDGIQEQLRQQQAGKNLGTTKKGIGPAYSSKAARNGLRVCDLVSDFSVFEEKFRVLAGHFQTTYPNLNIDIDTELEQLKAYAERLRPLVTDGVYFMHQALNGPSKKILVEGANAALLDIDFGTYPFVTSSNCTVGGVCTGLGVPPSHVGRVYGVVKAYTTRVGVGAFPTELDNDTGDLLQSKGREFGVTTGRRRRCGWLDLVLVRYAHMVNGFSAIALTKLDILDTLPEIKIGIAYTADGKPLPSFPANMDVLTKVQVTYETFPGWCCSTEGVRSFDELPSQAQAYISFIEKFLEVPVKWVGVGKSRESMIKLF